The stretch of DNA TATCTCGAGGCAATAGCAGATGACCGAATTTGCCGCCGATCCGCGCCCCTGACACAAGACCTTAAGTTCATAGCGGGCGTGCTGGATAATCCTGTGAACCGTCAGGAAATAAGAGGCATATTTCTTTTTTTTAATGAGATCGAGTTCATACTCGATCTGTGGCGCCACCTTGGGCGGGATACCCTTGGGATAGCGTCTTGCGGCTCCCGCTCTCGTCAGCCTTTCGAGAGTCTCCTGCGGCGTTTCACCAGGATCGTTTTCCGGCGGATAATTGTGCTCCAGTTCCTTCAGCGAAAAGGTCAGCCTGTCGAAGAATGTCTGCGTATTCTCGATCGCATTAGGATACTCCCGGAAGATCCGGGCCATTTCACGTGAATCCTTGAGGTAACGTTCAGCATTCGGCGCCAGCAGGAACCCGGCTTGCGATATCTGCACATGCTCCCGGATCGCGATCACGACATCCGAAAGCGGCCGGCGTTCAGGATGATGGTAAAGCGGCTGGTTGGTTGCAATCAGCGGCACACGGTTTCGAGCGGCAAGCATGGCAAGCACCGCAAAGACCTGCCTGTCGCGGCCATCATAGGCTGGCGCCAGCGCCATATAAAAAGCCTTGCGGAAGCGCCTGCGAAACCGTTCCAGGTAATCTTCCAGCGTCGGCTGACCCGCCTGATGACCGACAAGGGTGCGATCGGGAACGAGAGCAAGCATCATCTCGTCCCCCCATTCCATGAGTTCCGCTTCCGTCAGAATGCAGCTTCCCTTGACCGCTTCCTCCTTCAGATTGCCGGCGCTCAGAAGACGGCAAAGGTTCGCCCAGCCTCGCCGGCTCCGGGGATAGGCGAGGATATCAGGCGTTCCATCGGAAAAGACGAGACGGGCGCCCGGCTGAATCCGGATAGGATCGAGGATCTCCTCCTTTTTTCCTTCCTTCTTCGCTTGGGCCAGAATCGCATCCTTGTTCTTGTATCTCTCCTCAAGCTGCTCCGCCTGCGCATGCGCCCGCACCACGCCGGCAACCGAATTCCGGTCCGCAATCCCGAGACCGCCGAGCCGTAGACGAGCAGCCTGCACGACCATCTCCTCCGGGCCGGAGGCGCCTTCAAGAAACGAGAAATTCGTCCTTGTGCCGATCTCGAAGAGTGCGCGCGCGATTGTCATGCGAACACGCCATGCATGAACCAGCGAGGATCAAGCGCCTGACCATAAAAGCCCCGCCGATAGATCCAGAAGCGATGTCCGGTCTCATCCTCGATGCGGAAATAGTCGCGCGACTCGGCGTCATTCCCATCGATCCACCATTCCATGGCGATCCGTTCCGGCCCTTCGCTTCTTGCCACCTGATGCTGAATGCGCCGCCAGCGGAAGATCTGCGGCGGACCATCGGGCACTTCGGCAAGGATGGTCTCGACGGGCTCTGGCGTTGCAAAGAGCCGCAGCGGGCGCTCTTCGCGGAAAGGAAGCTGGATGTCCTGCGCTGCCTTCCGCCTGGGAAGGCTCTCCATCACAGGAACCGTGATGACGGCGCGTTCCGGAACATGGCTCTCGCGGAGCTGGAAGCTTTGCAGGCAATCCGCACCAAGTCGGGCCGAGACCCGGTCGACGAAGGCCGAAAGCGAGACCTCTCCCTGACGGTCGCCCTCGAAATCACCCTGCGCCTCGTTGAAGGGATCGTGCCGCAACACATTCAACCGCAGGATCTCGAAACCATAGCCGGCATCGAGATCGTCATAGACCGCCTGCAATCGCTCGGAAAAAAGTCCGGCGATGAACTTTGGTTCGCGAAGCGGCTGCGAAGCGCCGACGGAGATACGAAAGACCCTGCCGTCGACGCGGAACAAGACCAGTTCGAACACCCGCCCGCCAGCACCCCGCGCCTCCAGCGACGGCTGCAGCGATAAGGCGACCTGCCTGGTGACGGCAAGGATCTGTTCTTCCGTCCCGATGGGCTCGATCAGCCGGCTTTCGGCCGAGAGGCTGGCAACAGGACGCCGGGGCGAGACCGGCTCCTCTTCACGTCCCAGCGCCTGGTCGAGACGCAGAAGCAGCTCCGGGCCGAACCGGCGGGTCAATGGCGCTCGCGGCGCATCGATGACGTCGCCGATATATTTCAGACCGAGCTTCTTCAGAGCATCGACGGTCCGTCCTTCCAGCCGCAAGGCTGCAACCGGCAAGGACACCAGCACATGTTCCGTCTCTTCGTCCTCGATCACGCCGCCTTGCCCGAAGCGGGACGCGGCCCAGGAAAGGCCGGGTGACGATGAGATCGCGCCGCGGGCATCGAACCCCATATGAAAAAGCCGCGACAGCACATCCCGAAGAAGCGCCTTTTCACCGCCGAAAAGATGGGCGCAGCCGCTAATGTCGAGAAACAGGCCGTCCTTGCCGTCGAACGCCACCAGCGGCGTATAACGGTCGCACCAGTCGGCAATTGCCTCCAGCAACCGGCGGTCGGCCGCCGGATCCTCTTCCGCGACCTCGAGCATGGGGTACATGGCGCGCGCTTCGGCAACGCCGAGCTCCTTCCTCAACCCCAGCCTCTCGGCCAACTCGTCCAGTGCCGTTAGCCGCATGGCATTGTTGAGCTTGCCGGAACAGACGATAGGCGGCGTCTCAGGACGCCCTTTCGAACGCCAGGAGAGCCCCCATCGCTTGCGGGCGATGCGGTCCGTTGGCAGATGCGGGAAGCTGAGCGCCAGAATGCGCTGACTGTTCGCCTGGAGGACGAACGAGGTTTGGTTCGGCGACAGGGAGAAATTCGCGTTCATGGGGATTCCACTCCAGAAGAAAGGAGAGCGGGGCCGGATTTCGGCTCTTCTCCAGCGTCAGACGGAAAATCGGATTGCCGATGCTGCCGGAAAGTGTCGATCCATCCGGCAACGACCGCAGAGCGGACGGGGCCGGTTCGACATGCAGACGGAAGGCCGCACTGCTTGCCTCCTCCGCCCCGGCCTGACGGACAAGAAAGAGCGGACGGCGGGCAGCATGCGCCCTGAGACTGAGCCTGCGGCTTTCGGTCAGGCCGAAATGGGCGGGATTGCCCCGGACTTCAAAGATGACGGCCGAGAAGGCAGCACTTTCCACCGCCACCTCCGCCAGCCAGAGCGCCTCGTCCAGCTTGCGCGGCGCGGCATGGAGAAACCGCTCCGGGCTCAGCCCGAAATCCCGAAGCCCGGGAGCATAGGGACGGCCGGCCTCCAGCGTGCCGACGGCATCGCCGATCCAGAGCAACGGCAGAAGGCGGCCGGCATCCGCCTCCTGTTTTTGCAGCCGCGCGGCAACAGCCATCGCCAGCCCGCTTGCAGCACCGGCATCGCGAGACAGAGCGGAACGGAATTCGGTGATCGCATCGAGCGGCAAGCCGCCTTCCAGGGCGCCGTCGAGCAACTCCACCCCAAACGCCAGGGGCGGCAGAATGCGCTCCTGGCGGGTCTTACGTCCTTCTGCCAGGGCTTCCCGCTCCGCTGCGGCAAGTGCCGGCGCGAGTCTTCCCTCCAGTCTGGCGATGGTTTCGCG from Rhizobium leguminosarum bv. trifolii WSM1325 encodes:
- a CDS encoding conserved hypothetical protein (KEGG: ret:RHE_CH04085 hypothetical protein), translated to MAQHALARERLFALRETIARLEGRLAPALAAAEREALAEGRKTRQERILPPLAFGVELLDGALEGGLPLDAITEFRSALSRDAGAASGLAMAVAARLQKQEADAGRLLPLLWIGDAVGTLEAGRPYAPGLRDFGLSPERFLHAAPRKLDEALWLAEVAVESAAFSAVIFEVRGNPAHFGLTESRRLSLRAHAARRPLFLVRQAGAEEASSAAFRLHVEPAPSALRSLPDGSTLSGSIGNPIFRLTLEKSRNPAPLSFLLEWNPHEREFLPVAEPNLVRPPGEQSAHSGAQLPASANGPHRPQAMGALLAFERAS